The nucleotide sequence TCGGCGTGGTCCCAGACGGCGTGACGATTTCCGCAAAACGGGCGCGGCCCGGCGATGCCATCCTGCTCAGCGGCTCGGTGGGCGATCACGGCATGGCGGTCCTGGCGAAGCGGGAAAATTTAAGTTTCGACGCCCCGATTCAATCCGACACGGCGGCCTTGCACGAACTGGTGGCGGCGATGGTGGCGGCGGTACCCGACCTGCACTGTTTGCGTGACCCCACCCGTGGCGGTTTGGGCAGCGCCTTGAACGAAATCGCCCAACAGGCCGAAGTCGGAATGCGCTTGCGCGAGGCGGCCATCCCCGTGCGCGAGCCGGTGCGCGCCTTGTGCGAGCTGCTGGGATTGGACCCGCTTTACGTCGCCAACGAAGGCAAACTGGTGGCGATCTGTCCGATGGAATCAGCGGAAACGCTGTTCGCGGCGATGCGCGCTCACCCGCTGGGACGGGAGGCCGCGATCATCGGCGAGGTGGTGGCCGACGATCACGCCTTCGTGGAATTGGAAACCAGCTTCGGCGGCCGGCGTTTGGTCGATTGGTTGAGCGGCGAGCAGTTGCCGAGAATTTGTTAAAAAGAATCTTGAGCTTCAATACGCTTCAAAAGTGAATTGCGCCGATCCGATCATCAGGACATCGCCGGTTTCCAGCGCCAACACCTCGTTGGTCGCCAACCCGTGATGGCCAACCCGCACCGCGCCCGGTTCGGCCAGATTCTGAATCCAGTACATGCCCTCCCGGAATAGCAGTTCGGCATGATGGGGCTTCACGTCTCCGGCCTCAATGCGCAGGCCCGCTTGCGGGGAGTTGCCCAACGATACCCATTTCGGCAGGTAAAAATGCACCACCTGCCGGCGCGCGGCATCCTCGCGCTCGAAGCGGGCATACAGCAAGGAGCCGGGATTGCCGACTCCGTTGAGCTGGGCCACTCGATCCTGAACGCGCAGCAAGTTCAGATAGCGCTCGCGCAAGGATTTGCGCAAGTCATCAGCGCCGGCTTGCCGGTCTCGCTGACGCAGTACCTCGACTAGATCAAGCAAATAGCGACCGAACTTCTCGCGCGGTTGCCGGGGGTCCCAGTGGGTCGGGGTGCGCTCCCATTTCCGGTCCCAGGCCAACACCAGTTTCAACCGGTACAGATCGCAAATATCCACGGTATCGTCCGATTCCAGGAACTCCCAACACCCGCGCGGCAAGCGCTGGCCGTTGCGGCCGGTATAAGTGTGTCCCACATCGCTGGCCGGCATGACCGCCAACTGATCGCCGAGCGCGCAAATCACGCAATGCAGCCGGGAAATCCGAGTGTATTTCGGAACAAACCCCAGGGTGAAATCCCCAAACCCGGTACCGGCGGTCGAACTGTGGCGGCCGAAGACCATGAAGGGCCGGGATACCAATTCGATGCGCCCCGGCGCTTGCGACGGATCGGCGGCCAACAGTAGCGCGCGCGTCAGCGGCGTACCGCGACTGAGCGCATGATCGGTCGCGGTACGCAGGCTGTCGGTGCGCGCCTTGTCGGCGCGTAATTCGAGCGGGTAGGTACAGACCAGATTGTCGCCATCGTCCTTGGCGCGACCGGCGGCGCCCTCGCTGGACGGGGAGTCGGCCCACAACCAAGCGCCGGATGACGGCCCGGCCGTCAGGGGTTCCGGCCAAAAACGCTCGTTCTTTTCAGAAGGGCTGTCCGCGCGCTTGTCAGGGCGCGTCCGGCCCGGAAAGTCGAGCCGCACCTGGGACCGACTGTCGTAAGCCGTCCATTTACCTCGATGGTCGCACAGATCAAGTTCCAGCCAGAGCGTGGTTTGCGCCGAATCGCTGAGGGGATAACGATAGTTCAGATAAACGAGCTGGGCATCTCGCCCGTCCAGCAACCGCAGCGTCGGGAGCTTCCCGTCGTTGGCGAACACCAGATCGGTACTGCGCAAACGCAAGCGAATCTCCCGATACAACCACCAGGTGGGATTGAGCAGCAGCACGCACAGCACGCCGTCTTGTCCCGGCAACGCATTGACGGCGGTCGCCAGCCCCACGGAGATAGGTTGCTGGGTTTCCCCCAGCCGCGCGATCCGTTGTCCGAATTCGGGCAATCGAGCGGGTTCTCCACCCTGCGCCAGCCGAAGATAGCGGTTTCGAAAATAACGCAGCGCCTCTTGATCCCGTAAATCTTTACCCTCTAACTTACCAGAGAGTTCGTCCAACAAGCGCACGAATTCATCCAGCGGAGCCGGCGCGGGCGAAGCGGCCAATGCAGTCGGCTGCTCTGGCCCAGGCAAGGCCACTGTACCGTCCATATCGGCCGCCCGGATCGCCTCGGCAAGGAGGGTCGCCGCCCGAGTCTCATTGCTTGCCAGGAAGGTGACCGGATCGGCCGACGGCCCCAGCGGACGAAGGACGGTCGAGTCGAGCGCCGTTGCTTCGACGGGCTCCGCTACGCCCGCCGGGGTTTTAGCCTGCATCGCTTTTTCGTCGTAATCGAACGAAAAATCGAATTCCGATAAATCCAGGTCGAAATCGACGGCGTTCGAGCTGGCCGATGGCAGTCCGAGTATAGCCTCGCTATCTCGGCCGCCCGGAGCAGCACCCGTCACCTTGGACTGCTCTCCCAAAAAGCAACTCTGAGCGGCTTCATCCACCAATTCCGGCGTGATTTCCCGCTCCGATTGCAAGCTGGCCAGCAGCAGGACCGTATCGCACAAGACCGCGATGGCGCGGGGTATACCTTTGCAATAAAACCGGATCTGCTCGACGGCGGCGGGAGATAGCAAGGTGCTGCCCGCATGGCCGGCGACCTCAAATTGATGGGCGATAAACAGCTCCGTCTCCAGATCGCTCAACCGTTCGAGCCGGCACCGAACCCGAATGCTATCGCGCAGCGGCCGCAATTCCACCCGGTCCAAGCGGCCGTCCATTTCCGGCAAACCCACCAGTACGACCTGAAGGCGCTGGTTGGGGATGGTTGGCGTTTCCACGAAGTCCCGCAGGCGGAGCAACACTTCATCGGGCAAATGCTGGGCATCGTCGAGCAACAAGGCGATGGCGCGGTTCCGGCGCGCCTGGGCAGCCAGCGCATCCAGCAGCAACCGCGGTCGTTGATCGGGGTCCAAACCGTCGGTCGGCAGTTCGAGGCTGGCGGATAAGTAATTGAGAATGTCGGGAAAATCGAGATTGGCGTTGCCCAGCAGAACGAACCGGACATCGTCCGCTTCCTGCATGCAGCGTCGTAATACCAGGGTCTTACCGACCCCGGCCTCGCCGGTCAACAGGATAAAGCCGCGGCGTTCTCGGATACCATCTAGAATGTCGGCGCAAGCCCCATCGAAATTAGCATTTCGGTAATAGTCTTTCGAATCCTTCGGCTTGAAGGGTTTGCTATTAAAACCGAAGTAGGCGGTATACATGCCCCTCTCCTCGTCCCGAAGGCCATCGCACGATCAAACACCTCCGAGAAACTTCCAGTAATGCCCCGACATGGTTGGCCATGCCGAGTTCGAATCCAGATTTCTCCAACACCACAGCCAGCGGCCTCCCTTTGTTTTCCATACCTTATCCGGCCTGCCCGACGCCGTTGCCCCGTAACTCCCTAGCGAGATCCGCCCCAGCTCTCAAAAGCCAGCAGAGCCAGACCACGCTTCAGGGGTGACGCGCAAAGTCACCGCAGGCGCAGGAATTGAGAACACTAAAACCGACCGGTTGCCGTTGCTTTACACGCCCTGACACAGCGCCTCAAGGAACCACTCTCTAAAGCAGCCCTAAATTTATTTAGCAACTTTAATGCCAGTCAATCCCTCCACTCCCCGCGCGCTGGCGGCGCCTGAGGTTTGCCGGCTTTTGATGCTATCGAACGGCGCCGGCTCCCGCCGGGTCAGCGCACGCTGGCGCTCTTGATTGTGAAGTTCTGCAAGCTTTCTTGCCAGATAACGCCGACGCTGTCGCCATTTTTAGGAAAGTCCTTTAGCTGATAGCTCCCGCTCAGCCCCCGTATAAAATCCCCCCCCAGGGTCACGACCGTGAAAGTAGCCCGACCCAGTTCGAGGCCATCGGCCAACGCCCGCGCCGTATGCTGACCGTCCCCCAAGACGTTGGTGTTGAACAGCAACCCCCAACCGTTATCGGCATCGCCGCACGTTCCGCTGGTATCCAGGCGCTCCGTCCCGTAGCCGGCTTGCCACGGCGAGCCATCGATTTCGACATCCACCCGCTTGATAGCCACGCCGGGCTGACAGGTCCATCCCGAAAAAATAGTAATACCGCTTTGATACGAATCCGGTTGGGGATTTTCCAGATAGCCCAGTCGGCCCACCGCCGCCGGCGCCGCGGAAACCGCACCGACGGCGCTCGGCAACGGTTGCAATTCTGGAACGGCCCTTTGCTCGGCGGCCGCGGGCGCATGCTGATTCTGGCGGGCGCTGGCGGGCACGTTACGAGCGCTGATGACGAAATTCTGTAAGCTCTCCTGCCAGCGGATCACGACGTTTTGACCGCTCTTGGGAAAATCGGGAAGCTGATAAGTGGCGCTGGCGCCGCGCAGGAATTCGGTCCCGAGCGTGGTGACCGTGAAGCTGGCGCGACCGATCTCGTACCCGTCGGCCAGCGCCCGCAGCGAATGGCTACCAGTACCCAAACGATTGGTATTGACCAACAAGCCAAAACCGTTATTCGTATCGCCACAAACGCTTTGCGTATCCGTGCGCGGAGTGCCATAGCTGGCTCGCAGCACGGTGCTTCCATCGATCTCGATAGTGACCTGCCCGATTTCGGGCGCGTCTTGGGCCGCGCCTGGAACGCAGGCCCACCCAGAGACTACGGTAATGCCGCTTTGATACGAACCCGGTTGGGGGTTGTCCAGAAAACCTATTTTCTTATTTTCAAGCCATTTACCAAGGCCGTTATCATAACCGGTTTGCAAACGGCCATAAACCGCATAGGCATCATTGCAGGTGCCGCTGCCGGCCGTCAGCGTACCCACTAAATAAGCGTTGTCCTTGAAGACGCCCGAACCGCTGCTGCCCTGTTCGGTAAACCCTTTATCGATGAACATCCTGAAATAGGTTCCGTCCGAGCTAGGATTGCAAACGACTTGATCGCCCGTGGTTTTAAGGCATTGATAACGGCTTTGCGAGGCGCCGAAGCTGATTTTCTTCCAATCGCCTTCGGGATGATGGATGGCGGTATAGCGGTCCCCTTCCGCATCCCAATTCCAGCCCGCATAAACAGCACCGGCGGGCGGTTGTTCGTTAAGGCGTAGCAATGTCATATCGTTATTGGCATAGGTTTCCAGCACGCTCGCGCCGCCAGAACGAAACTGTGTGTTGGCGGACTGCGAAGAGCTGTTGCAAGAAGCTGATTCATAAAACCAAACCGTTTCCAGGGACGATGCTTCGGCCGCGGTTGACACACAGTGGCGGGCGGTCAAAAAAAAAGGGATCTTGGAATTGGCTCGATCCGCCAACAAAGTCCCGCTGCAAAGCCCCGTATACGTCCCTGACGTGAAAACCATCTTGGCGACCGCATTGGAAATGTCGTCGCCATTTTGGCTGAGGGTGCTGTAGCAATTGACATCCAAATTGCAGCGCGCGGCGGCGGCAGGCAGAAAGCTGCTTGATTGTCTGGGGTCGACGGTTAAATGCGATACGGCATCAATTTCCAAGTCAACCTCATTCAAATCAGCTCGCGACCGTACGCGAACCTCCACGACCGCCCGATCTCCCTCCAACGTCGGCGACCAATAAACCTCTGGGTTTTCACCCGCATTGACTCCAGCGCTTTGATTGGTGCTGACGAGTTGTACTATATGCTTGGCGCTTATTCGGTAGGCACGCCCTTGGCCGACCCGACCCGAATAGAAGCGCAATTCTCCAGTTGCCGGCAATCCGCGCACCCGCAGGCCCACGCGCAGAGCCGCCGCGCCGGGCGAAGTGACTTGAAGGCGCGCGATCTGCTCGCCGCCCGCCTGAGCCTGCCACCGCCAAGATTGGGAAACCGCCAGCGACCGTTCCAGAAAATCCGCGATACGGCGGTTAAAGCCGATCTTGGAAGGACCTCCGTCTGATTTTTTCGACGCCATCTGCTCGACTGTTACCGATGCAGGCGGTGGCAAATCGAGACGGAGGATCGAAAGAGTCGCTTCTCCCGCCCGAGCGGCTTGAGTCTGAAACAGGGTATTGGGGATTTCTTCAACGATCCGCGATGGCTCGACCTGGGGTTGATAGCGCTGGGGTGCCACCGGACGCTGGAGAACGGCTGAGTTTGGCTGAGACGGCTGCTCTGGGAACGACGATTCGCCTGCCAGAGCCACACTTTCAAGCAGCATCCAGCCAACGATCACGACAGCGACCAACAAGCCGGCTAAAGGTGTCAAGCCGGCGACCACGGCGGCGATTAGTAAGCGCATTTCTCGGTTCCCTTCAGTCACATGAAGCGATCATCGTACTACTACTTTCAAAAAAAGACAGGTAGGCACATCGGGAGCGGGCTGCTGTTTCAGTAGGTCCACGCTATCATGACCTGCCGTATCTCGCCCGCCACTTAACAGGCTTGCAGGCTCAAGGCGCGGGGCTCGAAATCCATCAAACCTTGTAAGGAAACGCTGGCGCATCCAGCACTCAATCCATCACGCATCCGATTCTGGACTTCACACAGTGGCTTCATGTTTAATCACAATCAGCCAAAACCGCGCGTCATTTTTGTCTCGACCCAACTTCACCCCACCCAACAGCTATGTCTCATATCGACATTCATCGCCTTCATGAACTTACTCCCGAACAAGCGCGTGAAGCGGCGGAAACACTTATCGCACAGCTGTCCGAGCGTTACGAGATCGATTATCACTGGCAGGGCGATTCGCTACATTTCGAGCGGGCCGGTATCAGCGGACAAATCGACTTGGAGCCAGGTTCGATTCGGATCAACGCCCGGCTGGGATTTCTACTGGCGCCGATGAAATCCCTGCTGGAGCAGGAAATCCATCGTCAATTGGAGCACGCGTTTTACGCTCCGCCCGCATCGAGCTAACAGGCCCCATCCGGTTGGTGTTGCTTTGCAAAATAGATAACCGAGCTGCAGGGATGGCTCCGTTGCGCTGAAGTTATTGGTGGCGCAACCGACCGAGTGGCCAGATCCCTAATGAAATCAGAAGCGCATACCCAATTTCAAAGCGGAAGTTCCGACCTGGCTCATCCAGAGATTTAACAGACAGCAACAGCATGAAACTCACATTCAGGGTCATCGCTTTCGGGATTCAACCTCAGCGCGATTCGCGAGTCCTACGAAATCAGCTCCCGAAACTCTTCGTAGGTGATCCCACGGGAATCGACACGCTCATCAATCGAATTTTCTTACAACAACAGGTGGAACTCGCCAAAAACCTGCCTCAGGACAACGCCGAAAACCTTCTGCGGATACTCACCGATATGGGTTTGAAGTGTCGCATGGAACCGATGCAACTTTCTTTGGCCCCTATCGAAGATGAAATTGTAATTTACCGATGCCCGGCCTGTGGCTACCAACAACCCGCCGACGACCTTGGCATCTGCGAACGCTGTGGGGTGGCGAACCGTAATTACAAGGGTTACCGCGAGCTTAAAGAAGCCAGCCAACTGGAGCGCCAGTATCTCCAATCGCGGCCGATTCATCGCAAGAAACCGGGATATCTACCATCGGTCTTCAGAAACATCGCCATTGCCACCGGCATCGGCATCATCATCGGTTTAGCACTCTGGCGTCTGGAAACAGAACAGACACCTTCTAAAACACATACCCAGCCCAGCGATCAACCCGACACCGCTC is from Candidatus Competibacteraceae bacterium and encodes:
- the hypE gene encoding hydrogenase expression/formation protein HypE, whose protein sequence is MNRRERFPRRLDLTHGRVEISHGGGGRAMAQLIEELFLAAFDNDWLRAQDDCAQFAVPPGRVVMATDSHVVSPLFFPGGDIGCLSVHGTINDVAMAGARPLYLAASFILEEGLPLADLKRIVESMAEATRRAGVPVVTGDTKVVERGKGDGVFITTTGVGVVPDGVTISAKRARPGDAILLSGSVGDHGMAVLAKRENLSFDAPIQSDTAALHELVAAMVAAVPDLHCLRDPTRGGLGSALNEIAQQAEVGMRLREAAIPVREPVRALCELLGLDPLYVANEGKLVAICPMESAETLFAAMRAHPLGREAAIIGEVVADDHAFVELETSFGGRRLVDWLSGEQLPRIC
- a CDS encoding AAA family ATPase: MYTAYFGFNSKPFKPKDSKDYYRNANFDGACADILDGIRERRGFILLTGEAGVGKTLVLRRCMQEADDVRFVLLGNANLDFPDILNYLSASLELPTDGLDPDQRPRLLLDALAAQARRNRAIALLLDDAQHLPDEVLLRLRDFVETPTIPNQRLQVVLVGLPEMDGRLDRVELRPLRDSIRVRCRLERLSDLETELFIAHQFEVAGHAGSTLLSPAAVEQIRFYCKGIPRAIAVLCDTVLLLASLQSEREITPELVDEAAQSCFLGEQSKVTGAAPGGRDSEAILGLPSASSNAVDFDLDLSEFDFSFDYDEKAMQAKTPAGVAEPVEATALDSTVLRPLGPSADPVTFLASNETRAATLLAEAIRAADMDGTVALPGPEQPTALAASPAPAPLDEFVRLLDELSGKLEGKDLRDQEALRYFRNRYLRLAQGGEPARLPEFGQRIARLGETQQPISVGLATAVNALPGQDGVLCVLLLNPTWWLYREIRLRLRSTDLVFANDGKLPTLRLLDGRDAQLVYLNYRYPLSDSAQTTLWLELDLCDHRGKWTAYDSRSQVRLDFPGRTRPDKRADSPSEKNERFWPEPLTAGPSSGAWLWADSPSSEGAAGRAKDDGDNLVCTYPLELRADKARTDSLRTATDHALSRGTPLTRALLLAADPSQAPGRIELVSRPFMVFGRHSSTAGTGFGDFTLGFVPKYTRISRLHCVICALGDQLAVMPASDVGHTYTGRNGQRLPRGCWEFLESDDTVDICDLYRLKLVLAWDRKWERTPTHWDPRQPREKFGRYLLDLVEVLRQRDRQAGADDLRKSLRERYLNLLRVQDRVAQLNGVGNPGSLLYARFEREDAARRQVVHFYLPKWVSLGNSPQAGLRIEAGDVKPHHAELLFREGMYWIQNLAEPGAVRVGHHGLATNEVLALETGDVLMIGSAQFTFEAY
- a CDS encoding trypsin-like peptidase domain-containing protein produces the protein MRLLIAAVVAGLTPLAGLLVAVVIVGWMLLESVALAGESSFPEQPSQPNSAVLQRPVAPQRYQPQVEPSRIVEEIPNTLFQTQAARAGEATLSILRLDLPPPASVTVEQMASKKSDGGPSKIGFNRRIADFLERSLAVSQSWRWQAQAGGEQIARLQVTSPGAAALRVGLRVRGLPATGELRFYSGRVGQGRAYRISAKHIVQLVSTNQSAGVNAGENPEVYWSPTLEGDRAVVEVRVRSRADLNEVDLEIDAVSHLTVDPRQSSSFLPAAAARCNLDVNCYSTLSQNGDDISNAVAKMVFTSGTYTGLCSGTLLADRANSKIPFFLTARHCVSTAAEASSLETVWFYESASCNSSSQSANTQFRSGGASVLETYANNDMTLLRLNEQPPAGAVYAGWNWDAEGDRYTAIHHPEGDWKKISFGASQSRYQCLKTTGDQVVCNPSSDGTYFRMFIDKGFTEQGSSGSGVFKDNAYLVGTLTAGSGTCNDAYAVYGRLQTGYDNGLGKWLENKKIGFLDNPQPGSYQSGITVVSGWACVPGAAQDAPEIGQVTIEIDGSTVLRASYGTPRTDTQSVCGDTNNGFGLLVNTNRLGTGSHSLRALADGYEIGRASFTVTTLGTEFLRGASATYQLPDFPKSGQNVVIRWQESLQNFVISARNVPASARQNQHAPAAAEQRAVPELQPLPSAVGAVSAAPAAVGRLGYLENPQPDSYQSGITIFSGWTCQPGVAIKRVDVEIDGSPWQAGYGTERLDTSGTCGDADNGWGLLFNTNVLGDGQHTARALADGLELGRATFTVVTLGGDFIRGLSGSYQLKDFPKNGDSVGVIWQESLQNFTIKSASVR
- a CDS encoding polyhydroxyalkanoic acid system family protein, giving the protein MSHIDIHRLHELTPEQAREAAETLIAQLSERYEIDYHWQGDSLHFERAGISGQIDLEPGSIRINARLGFLLAPMKSLLEQEIHRQLEHAFYAPPASS